A section of the Alkalihalobacillus sp. LMS39 genome encodes:
- the ilvD gene encoding dihydroxy-acid dehydratase, whose translation MTNKKDLRIRSADISEGVNRSPNRAMLRAVGFTDEDFKKPMIGIASTWSEITPCNMHIDELAISAKKGAKQHGGAPLIFNTITVSDGISMGHEGMRYSLPSREAIADSIEIVTNAERFDAIVAIGGCDKNTPACLMSIGRMNIPAVYVYGGTIQPGFLNGEKVDIVSAFEAVGQYHEGQISEEELHKVECTACPGAGACGGMYTANTMASAAEAMGMSLPGSSSTPAISPNKAIECEEAGKKAIGLLEKGIYPRDIMTKKAFENAITVVMALGGSTNAFLHLLAIAQSVEVELTYDDFERIRKQVPHIADLKPSGKYAMQDLNDIGGVPGVMKLLLEKGLLHGDCLTVTGKTIAENLAEVDGLQKDQDIIRPFDNPLKPNGPLVVLKGNLAPEGAIAKMSGMKKSRFVGTAKVFDSEEEATDAIMKNEIKAGDVLVVRYTGPKGGPGMPEMLSVTALIVGKGLGGEVALLTDGRFSGGSHGFVIGHIAPEAQVGGPIALLQNGDTVTIDSETQEIMFDVSEEELQRRQKEWKQPPLKVSKGALGKYARLVSSAAKGAVTDLFE comes from the coding sequence ATGACGAATAAAAAAGACTTACGTATCCGAAGTGCGGACATTAGTGAAGGGGTCAATCGGTCGCCAAACCGTGCGATGTTGCGGGCGGTAGGATTTACCGATGAAGATTTTAAAAAGCCAATGATTGGAATTGCAAGCACTTGGAGTGAAATCACACCTTGTAATATGCATATTGATGAGTTGGCGATAAGCGCGAAAAAGGGGGCAAAACAACACGGCGGTGCTCCGTTAATTTTTAACACGATTACGGTATCTGATGGAATTTCAATGGGGCACGAAGGAATGAGATATTCTTTACCGAGTCGTGAAGCGATTGCAGATTCAATTGAAATCGTCACAAATGCAGAACGATTTGATGCAATCGTTGCAATTGGAGGTTGTGATAAAAACACCCCTGCCTGTTTAATGTCGATTGGGAGGATGAATATCCCTGCTGTTTACGTATACGGTGGAACGATTCAACCTGGTTTTTTAAACGGAGAAAAAGTCGACATCGTCAGTGCATTTGAAGCTGTTGGACAATATCATGAAGGACAAATTTCAGAAGAAGAATTACATAAAGTAGAATGTACCGCTTGCCCAGGAGCTGGGGCTTGTGGCGGAATGTACACCGCGAATACGATGGCTTCAGCAGCTGAAGCGATGGGGATGAGCCTTCCAGGTTCTTCGTCAACCCCTGCTATTTCACCAAATAAGGCGATTGAATGTGAGGAAGCCGGAAAGAAAGCGATTGGACTGCTTGAAAAAGGTATTTACCCAAGAGACATCATGACAAAAAAAGCATTTGAAAATGCAATTACAGTTGTAATGGCCCTTGGAGGTTCGACAAATGCATTCCTTCACCTTTTAGCGATAGCGCAATCCGTGGAAGTTGAGTTAACTTATGATGATTTTGAACGGATTAGAAAACAAGTACCACATATTGCTGATTTAAAACCAAGTGGAAAATATGCGATGCAAGACTTAAACGACATTGGTGGAGTGCCTGGGGTCATGAAGCTCTTATTAGAAAAAGGCTTACTTCATGGAGACTGTTTGACGGTCACTGGCAAGACGATAGCAGAAAACTTAGCAGAAGTAGATGGTTTGCAAAAAGACCAAGATATTATCCGTCCGTTTGATAACCCGTTAAAGCCGAATGGTCCTTTAGTTGTGTTAAAAGGAAATTTAGCGCCTGAGGGAGCCATTGCGAAAATGTCCGGGATGAAAAAATCTCGTTTTGTCGGAACGGCAAAAGTGTTTGATAGTGAAGAAGAAGCAACTGATGCAATCATGAAAAATGAAATAAAAGCGGGAGATGTTCTCGTCGTCAGATACACTGGTCCAAAAGGAGGACCAGGAATGCCGGAAATGTTATCAGTGACCGCCTTGATTGTTGGAAAAGGCTTAGGTGGAGAAGTCGCACTCCTTACTGATGGGAGATTTTCAGGCGGATCACACGGGTTTGTCATTGGTCATATCGCACCAGAAGCCCAAGTTGGTGGCCCGATCGCGTTATTACAAAATGGGGATACCGTTACAATTGATAGCGAAACCCAGGAAATTATGTTCGATGTTTCAGAAGAAGAGTTACAACGCCGACAAAAAGAGTGGAAACAGCCACCACTAAAAGTTTCAAAAGGTGCATTAGGAAAGTATGCAAGACTCGTTTCTTCAGCGGCAAAAGGGGCTGTAACGGATTTGTTTGAGTAA
- a CDS encoding LysR family transcriptional regulator, translated as MKIDEYRLLIAIKNVGTIRGAAKALHLSQPAISQRVKQIEEHWGEKLFIRTKKKLLITPAGEKIIEFGEELIERETKLLDEISKSTNEVMGRLSLGVSSVVGQYLLPEILESYIEQYPQVNIELFTGLSQDIRHSINQYHIAIIRGEKIQDRQSHHLFSDKLYIIERKDVKKEKLLIEFKSDPSFHSVVDEWLTDHPNWRPTKKITVDQIETCKQLMLHGIGMAILPESAITDLDTSLYNIHPLISQETHISRPTWISYSENATDLPQVKAFLDILTRKN; from the coding sequence ATGAAAATAGATGAATACCGATTGTTGATCGCAATTAAAAATGTAGGGACAATTAGAGGCGCTGCTAAAGCATTACATCTATCGCAACCTGCGATTAGTCAAAGGGTGAAACAAATCGAGGAACACTGGGGTGAGAAACTTTTTATAAGAACAAAAAAAAAACTTCTCATCACACCCGCGGGTGAAAAAATTATTGAATTTGGAGAAGAACTAATTGAGCGCGAAACAAAACTACTAGATGAGATTTCAAAATCAACAAACGAAGTGATGGGAAGATTATCGTTAGGTGTTTCTTCCGTTGTCGGTCAATACCTGCTTCCAGAAATTCTTGAATCTTATATCGAACAGTACCCTCAAGTTAACATTGAACTGTTTACCGGTTTAAGCCAAGATATCCGTCATTCCATCAACCAGTATCATATCGCCATTATTCGAGGAGAAAAAATACAAGATAGGCAAAGCCATCACCTTTTTTCCGATAAACTTTATATCATTGAAAGAAAAGATGTTAAAAAAGAAAAACTATTAATTGAATTTAAAAGTGATCCTAGTTTTCACTCTGTTGTCGATGAATGGCTCACCGACCACCCTAATTGGCGGCCAACTAAAAAAATAACCGTCGATCAAATCGAAACATGTAAACAACTAATGTTACATGGAATCGGAATGGCCATCTTACCTGAGTCGGCCATCACCGATTTAGACACTAGTCTTTATAATATCCATCCGTTAATTTCACAAGAGACACACATCTCACGACCGACTTGGATTAGTTATTCCGAAAACGCAACAGACCTTCCACAAGTAAAAGCTTTCTTGGATATCTTGACAAGGAAAAACTAG
- a CDS encoding ABC-2 transporter permease translates to MYTLIRKDLLLQKYTLLILIPILLMILFLEPASIWFGVVFSIATIMNVFVMDEKPTIHVLLNSLPYTRKEIVSSKYAGTFIFTAIFIFIIFIGHLIFHQEILPWKEPLLILSLVMVFTSFYFPFSYRFKTQYLTFAGIGLLALYLITVTLFIPNLHDRVRDFMHTLLMLEDAQVFLLIIGSASFLYVCSWLLSIYIYSKKGE, encoded by the coding sequence ATGTACACGCTCATTCGTAAAGATTTACTTTTACAAAAATATACCCTACTAATCTTGATTCCTATTTTGCTCATGATATTATTTCTTGAACCAGCAAGCATCTGGTTTGGAGTCGTATTTAGTATCGCCACGATTATGAATGTTTTTGTCATGGATGAGAAACCAACGATACATGTTCTATTAAATTCCCTTCCCTATACACGAAAAGAAATTGTAAGTTCAAAATATGCCGGCACATTCATTTTTACAGCGATTTTTATTTTTATCATATTTATCGGCCATCTCATTTTCCATCAAGAAATATTGCCATGGAAAGAACCGTTACTCATTTTATCTCTAGTGATGGTATTTACTTCATTTTACTTTCCTTTTTCTTACCGTTTTAAAACACAGTATCTAACCTTTGCTGGAATTGGATTGTTGGCTTTGTATTTAATCACTGTCACTCTGTTTATTCCTAACTTACATGATAGAGTTAGAGACTTCATGCATACATTACTCATGTTAGAAGACGCCCAAGTATTTTTATTAATAATAGGTAGCGCATCTTTCCTTTATGTTTGTTCTTGGCTGCTATCCATCTATATTTATAGTAAAAAAGGAGAATGA
- a CDS encoding GntR family transcriptional regulator, with the protein MEIIISNHSKEPIYEQIFTQIKKQILSNKLKAGEPLPSMRQLAKELAISVITTKRAYEELEKHGFIYSVVGKGSFVAEQNKEMMKERKMQVIEEQLLTVIQNSKEIDVSLTELQELLTMLYKEED; encoded by the coding sequence ATGGAAATCATCATTTCAAATCATTCGAAAGAACCGATTTACGAGCAAATTTTTACACAAATTAAGAAGCAAATTTTATCAAACAAGTTAAAGGCCGGAGAACCTCTTCCTTCTATGCGTCAACTCGCTAAGGAGTTGGCCATCAGTGTCATTACGACAAAACGGGCTTATGAAGAACTCGAAAAACACGGCTTCATATATTCGGTTGTCGGGAAAGGATCTTTTGTCGCCGAACAAAACAAAGAAATGATGAAAGAACGAAAGATGCAAGTCATTGAAGAACAATTATTAACTGTCATTCAAAACAGTAAAGAAATTGACGTCTCGCTTACAGAATTACAGGAATTACTTACGATGTTATATAAGGAGGAAGACTAA
- a CDS encoding NUDIX hydrolase N-terminal domain-containing protein, with protein sequence MFYIKAYIFDFDGTLANTLPICFEAFQAVFHKFDGKYVTPDEIKAMFGPSETGIIKQNLRSIKQKEAIEFYYKIYEEKHAQFVQSNEEIMNVLHRLKKKGMKLGIVTGKGKRSLNLSLDALQMTTLFDVIITGDDVLHPKPHPEGVIKALTLLGVQESDAVFIGDSDADIEAGNRANVHTVGVHWLPEYHSEKFTCKPNSYFANVSDFITSLEEKTSYKWLEWAKRIQALSQSGLAFSKDAFDIERYEELRNISAEIMAEHTGIKMEKIKTLFAKEQGYHTPKVDVRGVVWMEDKILMVKEKIDNKWALPGGFCDIEHSPSENIVKEIKEESGFDVVPTKLLAILDMNKHPHPPQPYHYYKIFIECEIIGGFAEIGIETNDIRFFSEEQLPELSTGRNTASQIKMAFQFLKDRKKEAIFD encoded by the coding sequence GTGTTTTACATTAAAGCGTATATTTTTGACTTCGACGGAACTTTGGCTAACACGTTACCGATTTGTTTTGAAGCGTTTCAAGCAGTATTTCACAAATTTGATGGTAAATATGTTACTCCAGATGAAATAAAAGCAATGTTTGGCCCTTCAGAAACAGGAATTATAAAACAGAATCTTCGAAGTATCAAACAAAAAGAGGCGATTGAGTTTTATTATAAAATATACGAGGAAAAGCATGCACAATTCGTACAATCGAATGAAGAAATAATGAACGTACTCCATCGTCTGAAAAAGAAGGGGATGAAACTTGGGATTGTGACTGGAAAAGGAAAGAGAAGTTTGAATCTTTCTTTAGACGCTCTTCAGATGACAACTCTTTTTGATGTCATCATCACTGGGGATGATGTCCTACATCCGAAACCGCATCCAGAAGGTGTAATAAAGGCTTTAACTTTGTTAGGTGTACAAGAGTCCGATGCGGTGTTTATTGGCGATAGTGATGCAGATATTGAAGCGGGGAATCGTGCGAATGTTCATACAGTCGGTGTACACTGGTTACCTGAATATCATTCGGAAAAATTTACCTGTAAGCCAAACTCTTATTTTGCAAATGTGAGTGATTTCATAACGAGTTTAGAAGAAAAGACAAGTTATAAATGGTTGGAGTGGGCGAAAAGGATCCAAGCTTTGTCCCAATCGGGTTTAGCATTTTCGAAAGATGCGTTTGATATTGAACGATATGAAGAATTGCGAAACATAAGTGCGGAGATAATGGCTGAACATACAGGAATAAAAATGGAAAAAATTAAGACCTTGTTTGCAAAAGAACAGGGATATCACACACCAAAAGTTGATGTGCGTGGTGTAGTATGGATGGAAGATAAAATATTAATGGTGAAAGAAAAAATTGATAATAAATGGGCATTGCCAGGAGGATTTTGTGACATCGAGCATTCTCCCTCTGAAAATATTGTAAAGGAAATAAAAGAAGAGTCTGGGTTTGATGTTGTTCCAACAAAACTACTTGCCATCCTAGATATGAATAAGCATCCCCACCCACCGCAACCATACCACTACTATAAAATTTTTATCGAATGTGAAATCATCGGAGGGTTTGCGGAAATCGGAATAGAAACAAACGATATTCGTTTTTTTAGTGAAGAACAACTGCCAGAATTATCTACAGGAAGAAATACAGCATCACAAATCAAAATGGCGTTTCAATTTTTAAAAGACCGAAAAAAAGAAGCAATTTTTGATTAG
- a CDS encoding FtsW/RodA/SpoVE family cell cycle protein, whose translation MTSQKFDDFVNKVTSKVKAKETHTLIKKELSNHLQQLSQTFQKTETSKDEAEEKAVQEMGNPYTIGEHLNRLYRPKIDWLLIVLFFIIAGIGFLPLIHSDFAINYLGYQALWLTLAAIVVVCLTFFDYRKLQHMWMIFYGGGLTLLIYTYIFGYTLNGVKRWISVGGIEVNSTTLSLLLFFIAWVGIISKINEFNSWLKQALLFSLFWVPILFYMVLPQFIYIIIYFVCILTMFAFSRVHKKLATSLILTNIIAGLVVIMSMFSSSRGVYFYHKLVAFFNPKSYEDAFGYIYILAKEALSRSGWFGNGFHDEFIQLLPGTHTDFAFVYLVYTFGWAFGITICLLLFAFIARIIKNTFKTKDSFGKLLVIGGASIFAVPACWSILMAFGIVPIIGVSFPFISYGGSALLFNSVVLGLILSVYRRKDIVKPTIADIKYRSDGAN comes from the coding sequence ATGACGTCACAAAAGTTTGATGATTTTGTAAATAAAGTCACTTCAAAAGTGAAAGCAAAAGAGACTCACACACTAATCAAAAAGGAACTGTCCAATCATCTTCAACAGTTAAGTCAAACATTTCAAAAAACAGAAACTTCAAAAGACGAAGCCGAAGAAAAAGCAGTTCAAGAAATGGGAAATCCCTATACAATCGGAGAACATTTAAATCGCCTTTATCGGCCAAAAATTGATTGGTTACTTATCGTGTTGTTTTTCATCATTGCGGGGATTGGTTTTCTTCCATTAATTCACAGCGATTTCGCTATCAATTATTTAGGTTATCAAGCACTCTGGCTTACTCTTGCAGCTATTGTTGTCGTTTGTCTTACTTTTTTTGATTATCGAAAATTACAACATATGTGGATGATATTTTATGGGGGTGGCTTAACACTTCTTATTTACACTTATATTTTCGGGTATACACTGAATGGCGTAAAGAGGTGGATATCTGTAGGTGGAATTGAAGTCAACTCAACAACATTAAGCTTACTATTATTCTTCATTGCATGGGTCGGCATTATAAGTAAAATTAATGAGTTTAACAGCTGGTTAAAGCAAGCTTTATTATTCTCCTTATTTTGGGTACCTATTCTTTTCTATATGGTTCTACCCCAATTTATATATATTATTATTTATTTTGTCTGTATTCTGACAATGTTTGCTTTCTCGAGAGTCCATAAAAAACTAGCGACTAGTTTAATTCTAACTAATATCATAGCAGGTTTGGTTGTCATAATGAGTATGTTTTCTTCCTCTCGCGGAGTCTACTTTTATCATAAATTAGTTGCTTTCTTTAATCCCAAATCGTACGAAGATGCGTTCGGATATATATATATTTTAGCTAAAGAAGCACTTTCTCGATCGGGTTGGTTTGGAAATGGTTTTCATGATGAGTTCATACAGCTACTGCCTGGTACACATACTGATTTTGCCTTTGTTTACCTCGTTTACACATTTGGTTGGGCATTTGGGATAACCATTTGTCTTCTACTCTTTGCTTTCATTGCGAGAATTATTAAAAACACCTTTAAAACTAAAGATTCATTCGGTAAGTTATTAGTTATCGGTGGTGCTTCTATATTTGCGGTGCCAGCTTGTTGGAGTATTTTAATGGCTTTTGGTATTGTCCCAATCATTGGAGTATCATTTCCATTTATTAGTTATGGAGGAAGTGCACTACTCTTTAACTCTGTTGTATTAGGCCTTATTTTAAGTGTGTATCGACGCAAAGATATTGTAAAGCCAACAATCGCAGATATAAAATATCGGTCAGATGGGGCTAACTGA
- a CDS encoding SAM-dependent methyltransferase, which yields MITLQPVGIAYNERVNIQDDNWGIVDSKIVIDRTIPEEALAGIEHFSHLEIIYYFHKVKEEKIELGARHPRNNLELPKVGIFAQRGKNRPNRLGLTTVRLLKREGRELYVQRLDCLNETPILDIKPVMEEFLPTESIKQPAWTRDIMERYWE from the coding sequence ATGATAACTTTACAACCAGTTGGAATAGCTTACAATGAGCGAGTTAACATCCAAGACGATAATTGGGGAATAGTGGATTCTAAAATTGTAATCGATAGAACCATTCCAGAAGAAGCGTTAGCTGGGATTGAACACTTTTCCCATCTTGAAATTATTTATTATTTTCACAAAGTTAAAGAAGAAAAAATTGAACTAGGAGCGAGACATCCAAGAAACAATCTTGAATTACCGAAAGTCGGGATTTTTGCTCAACGAGGGAAAAATCGACCGAATCGTTTAGGATTAACGACAGTGCGATTATTAAAAAGAGAAGGAAGAGAATTGTATGTTCAACGATTGGATTGTTTGAACGAAACGCCTATTCTTGATATAAAGCCGGTAATGGAGGAGTTTCTGCCAACAGAATCGATTAAGCAGCCTGCATGGACGCGGGATATTATGGAAAGGTATTGGGAGTGA
- a CDS encoding serine hydrolase domain-containing protein, producing MLEEKLENWVERFEENKYLNGSLFIRYHDKILLNQGFGFANWEHHVSNTATTKYRIGSLTKAFTALAIFQLHEKGKLNVNDNITRYIPAYPNGDRISIYNCLTHTSGIPNYTSFPDFWSTTMRLPSTLPQLIDSFKDLELHFNPGSRFEYSNSGYAILTAIIEHVSNMSYSDYILENICRPLGMVNTGCDDGIQVVPQLASGYSYWETPIHSAYADLSFPLGAYGLYSTTEDLHLWDKALSSSQLLPKELTDLMFTPHLSSYACGWVVSDISNRRCLHHFGDISGFSNDFLRFPEDNVTIIFLSNIDVTPVTQITREIANLLFENKIAVPPLAKAIPNTNLSSFNGTYRFENQETTLHITIERNELYFIVPKRYGVRNKFKLIPIEHQSTKTTFVTEMIHEQLTFYYSSSNKIEQVEYKDYNNNRYIIWKES from the coding sequence TTGTTAGAGGAAAAACTAGAGAATTGGGTTGAAAGATTCGAAGAAAATAAGTATTTGAATGGTTCACTTTTCATTCGTTATCATGACAAAATATTGTTAAATCAAGGCTTTGGTTTTGCAAATTGGGAACACCATGTTTCAAATACTGCAACGACAAAATATCGAATTGGTTCCCTAACAAAGGCATTTACCGCCCTTGCTATTTTTCAATTGCACGAAAAAGGAAAGCTAAATGTTAACGACAATATTACTAGGTATATTCCTGCCTATCCAAATGGCGATCGTATCTCGATATACAACTGTTTAACCCATACATCAGGTATTCCTAATTACACAAGCTTTCCTGACTTTTGGTCGACAACAATGAGACTTCCTTCCACATTACCGCAATTGATTGATTCTTTTAAAGACCTTGAACTCCACTTTAATCCTGGAAGTCGATTTGAATACTCAAATTCTGGCTATGCTATCCTGACTGCCATTATTGAGCACGTCTCCAATATGTCTTATTCTGATTACATTCTAGAAAATATCTGTCGACCATTAGGGATGGTTAATACTGGTTGTGATGACGGGATTCAGGTCGTTCCGCAATTAGCTTCTGGTTATTCTTATTGGGAAACACCAATCCATTCTGCTTATGCGGACCTTTCTTTTCCATTAGGGGCTTATGGACTTTATTCGACAACAGAGGACTTACACCTTTGGGATAAGGCACTCTCATCATCTCAACTTCTTCCTAAAGAGCTCACTGATTTGATGTTTACGCCACATTTAAGTTCTTATGCTTGTGGTTGGGTGGTTTCTGACATTTCAAACCGGAGATGTTTGCACCACTTCGGTGATATAAGTGGATTTTCAAATGATTTCCTTCGCTTTCCTGAAGACAATGTAACGATTATTTTCCTTAGTAATATCGATGTAACCCCTGTCACACAAATCACTCGTGAAATCGCAAATCTATTATTCGAAAATAAAATTGCCGTACCTCCTCTAGCAAAAGCGATTCCTAATACAAACCTGTCATCGTTTAATGGAACGTATCGTTTTGAAAATCAAGAAACAACATTACATATTACCATTGAACGTAATGAACTTTACTTCATTGTTCCAAAACGATATGGAGTTCGCAATAAATTTAAGCTAATTCCTATTGAACACCAGTCAACAAAGACAACGTTTGTAACCGAAATGATTCACGAGCAGCTCACCTTTTACTATTCTTCATCAAATAAAATTGAACAGGTTGAGTATAAGGACTATAACAACAATCGTTATATCATCTGGAAAGAAAGCTAG
- a CDS encoding ABC transporter ATP-binding protein — protein MENIIELNNIQKSFAGFQLKDFSLNVKKGFVTGFIGGNGVGKSTTIKLIMNLLQPDSGSVSVFGLKYKEHEKAIKQRIGFVFDENIFYEQITLAELKKIIKPAYTNWDDDVFYEYVKTFELPLNKRLKTFSKGMMMKASLTIALSHHAELIIMDEPTSGLDPIFRRELLDILHSLMQDGEKTIFFSTHITTDLDRIADYITFIHNGEHIFTKEFYQIEEEYAIVKGSMDLLDRDTEQEFIAVRKSNHGFEGLTANKTRVQLMFGEMALIEKPSLEDIMYYTKKGENLNVHAHS, from the coding sequence ATGGAAAATATTATTGAATTAAATAATATTCAAAAATCATTTGCTGGATTTCAATTAAAGGATTTTTCCCTTAATGTGAAAAAAGGATTTGTAACAGGGTTTATCGGTGGAAATGGGGTTGGAAAATCAACGACAATTAAGCTCATTATGAATTTATTGCAACCAGATTCGGGGTCGGTTTCTGTCTTCGGCTTGAAGTATAAAGAGCATGAAAAAGCAATCAAGCAACGGATAGGCTTTGTTTTTGATGAAAACATTTTTTATGAACAAATCACTCTTGCAGAATTGAAAAAAATCATTAAACCCGCTTATACAAATTGGGATGACGATGTGTTTTATGAATACGTGAAAACATTTGAATTGCCACTTAATAAAAGGTTAAAAACGTTCTCAAAAGGGATGATGATGAAAGCTTCCTTGACGATTGCGCTATCGCATCATGCCGAATTAATTATTATGGATGAACCAACTTCTGGTTTAGACCCTATTTTCCGACGAGAACTGTTAGACATCCTCCATTCACTCATGCAAGACGGAGAGAAAACGATTTTTTTCTCGACTCATATTACAACTGATTTAGATCGAATTGCTGATTATATTACGTTTATCCATAATGGTGAGCATATTTTCACGAAGGAATTCTATCAAATCGAAGAAGAATACGCGATTGTTAAAGGTAGTATGGACTTATTAGATCGCGATACAGAACAGGAATTTATCGCTGTCCGCAAATCAAATCATGGTTTTGAGGGCTTAACTGCAAACAAAACACGGGTTCAGTTAATGTTTGGAGAAATGGCGTTAATCGAGAAACCAAGCCTTGAAGATATTATGTATTATACGAAGAAAGGGGAAAATCTAAATGTACACGCTCATTCGTAA
- a CDS encoding class I SAM-dependent methyltransferase, producing MTINFHSHEHQKTYTTRNADRSWIEAIRKLVEMETVDHALDIGCGGGIYAKALSDTGVSKVTGVDFSESMLEGAKENCQSYENISLKYGTAYETGLENTQYDLIIQRALIHHLDDLQRCFQEAYRVLKRGGTFIIQDRTPEDCFLKGDRNHIRGYFFERFPQLMNSERARRYKSKTVVTALRNQGFTNIEEMKLWETRKVYEQKDELLQDIKNRTGRSLLHALDDNEVSELTDFIRRSLPQDGPIVEKDRWTIWKAMKNAKEE from the coding sequence ATGACGATTAATTTTCATAGTCATGAACATCAGAAAACGTATACGACACGAAATGCAGATCGATCGTGGATAGAAGCGATACGTAAGCTAGTTGAGATGGAAACTGTAGATCATGCATTAGATATTGGGTGTGGCGGAGGAATTTATGCAAAAGCACTATCTGATACAGGCGTAAGCAAAGTGACAGGTGTAGATTTTTCAGAGAGTATGCTTGAAGGAGCAAAGGAAAATTGTCAAAGCTACGAAAATATATCCTTGAAGTATGGCACTGCATATGAAACAGGCTTGGAAAATACACAATACGATCTCATAATACAAAGAGCGTTGATTCACCATTTAGATGACTTACAACGTTGTTTTCAAGAAGCGTACAGGGTGTTAAAACGTGGTGGTACGTTTATTATTCAAGATCGTACTCCTGAAGACTGTTTCCTAAAAGGAGACAGAAACCATATTAGAGGTTATTTTTTCGAGAGATTTCCGCAATTGATGAATAGCGAGAGAGCACGCAGATATAAAAGTAAAACGGTTGTTACTGCATTACGAAATCAAGGGTTTACAAATATCGAAGAAATGAAATTGTGGGAAACGAGAAAAGTGTATGAGCAAAAAGACGAATTGCTTCAAGATATTAAAAACAGAACAGGTCGAAGTTTATTACATGCACTTGATGACAACGAAGTTAGCGAGCTTACTGATTTTATTCGTCGGTCATTACCACAGGATGGGCCGATTGTTGAAAAAGATCGCTGGACGATATGGAAAGCGATGAAAAACGCGAAGGAGGAATGA